A genome region from Triticum aestivum cultivar Chinese Spring chromosome 2B, IWGSC CS RefSeq v2.1, whole genome shotgun sequence includes the following:
- the LOC123047161 gene encoding V-type proton ATPase subunit D, with translation MSGQSQRLNVVPTVTMLGVVKARLIGATRGHALLKKKSDALTVQFRAILKKIVATKESMGEAMRASSFSLAEAKYVAGDGVRHVVLQSVRSASLRVRSHQENVAGVKLPKFTHFVDPAGASSGGPSGASPSLTGLARGGQQVSACRAAHVKAIEVLVELASLQTSFLTLDEAIKTTNRRVNALENVVKPRLENTITYIKGELDELEREDFFRLKKIQGYKRREVERQMAAAKLFAEEQLAEDLALKRGVSIGGATNILVGGGDKDEDIIF, from the coding sequence ATGTCAGGGCAGAGCCAGCGCCTGAACGTGGTGCCGACGGTGACGATGCTGGGGGTGGTGAAGGCGCGGCTGATCGGCGCGACGCGGGGCCACGCGCTGCTCAAGAAGAAGTCGGACGCGCTCACGGTGCAGTTCCGCGCCATCCTCAAGAAGATCGTCGCCACCAAGGAGTCCATGGGCGAGgccatgcgcgcctcctccttcTCGCTCGCCGAGGCCAAGTACGTGGCCGGCGACGGCGTGCGCCACGTcgtgctccagtccgtccgctccGCCTCGCTCCGCGTCCGCTCCCACCAGGAGAACGTCGCCGGGGTCAAGCTGCCCAAGTTCACCCACTTCGTCGaccccgccggcgcctcctccggcGGGCCCTCCGGCGCCTCCCCCAGCCTCACCGGCCTCGCCCGCGGGGGGCAGCAGGTCTCTGCCTGCCGCGCCGCCCACGTCAAGGCCATCGAGGTGCTCGTCGAGCTCGCCTCGCTCCAGACCTCCTTCCTCACCCTCGACGAGGCCATCAAGACCACCAACCGCCGCGTCAACGCCCTCGAGAACGTCGTCAAGCCCAGGCTCGAGAACACCATCACCTACATCAAGGGCGAGCTCGACGAGCTCGAGCGCGAGGACTTCTTCCGGCTCAAGAAGATCCAGGGATACAAGAGGAGGGAGGTCGAGCGCCAGATGGCCGCGGCCAAGCTCTTCGCCGAGGAGCAGCTCGCCGAGGATCTCGCCCTCAAGAGGGGCGTCTCCATCGGGGGCGCCACCAACATACTCGTCGGCGGCGGAGACAAGGACGAAGACATCATCTTCTGA